A window of Spiroplasma syrphidicola EA-1 contains these coding sequences:
- a CDS encoding rhomboid family intramembrane serine protease: MANFDKDKLSLVEYFLKQEKYTVYKNKARSNNNVYLYKIDNKQFQIIRIVDNFEKDLNEFIIDDEVVVSLKGFLSKKQQRAKLNVLSVILTEDRSQMIKKEDGDVILAVDKTNYATKLQEFYPKANILSDNIENSNVGSLSPEELMDKINDPDSNITKHLKELSQKLSYNNLVITWIICFVLLAFPLFIIFFGANVLGIAGTPISIQQLIFGGINRDLLVWSNQWWRLWTFWIYDESIISTIINVFLLFLIGRFTEAILGRWRMAVILIFGIPLVGLFLSSTMPNFIFSGSSIILSLLWGGLFTYNFGKDNLAELVSNKRTLIVPIWLIVFPIFGQQYITLLIVLAAFFVGSALSFLFDINLKQKNGLTAIIYPLIILLGTIITILVCFLIRPYVPPYNPETIYTLIKYWQLGLIDKGTIENMLRNYYHLPQEKWPEILKEQANSLYQLWQGVKF, from the coding sequence ATGGCAAATTTTGATAAGGATAAGTTATCATTAGTAGAATATTTTTTAAAACAGGAAAAATATACTGTTTATAAAAATAAAGCGCGTAGTAATAATAATGTTTATCTTTACAAAATTGATAATAAGCAGTTTCAAATTATTCGAATTGTTGATAATTTTGAAAAGGATTTAAATGAGTTTATTATTGATGATGAAGTTGTCGTAAGTTTAAAAGGGTTTTTATCAAAAAAACAACAACGGGCAAAATTAAACGTATTATCAGTTATTTTAACCGAAGATCGTTCTCAAATGATTAAAAAGGAAGATGGGGATGTTATTTTAGCGGTTGATAAAACAAATTACGCAACCAAATTACAAGAATTTTATCCTAAAGCAAATATTTTGAGTGATAATATTGAAAATTCTAATGTGGGGTCTTTATCCCCAGAAGAATTAATGGATAAGATTAATGATCCCGATAGTAATATTACCAAGCATTTAAAAGAATTGAGTCAAAAACTAAGTTACAATAATTTGGTTATTACCTGAATTATTTGTTTTGTTTTATTAGCTTTTCCACTATTTATTATCTTTTTTGGAGCAAATGTACTAGGGATAGCTGGAACGCCAATATCAATTCAGCAACTAATATTTGGGGGGATTAACCGTGATTTATTAGTTTGGTCAAATCAATGATGACGGTTATGAACTTTTTGGATTTATGATGAAAGTATTATTTCAACAATTATTAATGTTTTTCTATTATTCTTAATTGGTCGATTTACCGAAGCAATTTTAGGGCGTTGAAGAATGGCGGTTATTTTAATTTTTGGGATTCCGTTAGTTGGCTTATTCTTATCATCAACAATGCCAAACTTTATTTTTTCAGGATCATCAATTATTTTAAGTTTGTTATGAGGAGGATTATTTACTTATAACTTTGGGAAAGATAATTTAGCTGAACTAGTTTCAAATAAAAGAACGCTAATTGTTCCAATTTGATTAATTGTTTTTCCAATTTTTGGTCAACAATATATTACGTTATTAATAGTTTTAGCTGCTTTTTTTGTTGGTAGTGCGCTTTCCTTTTTGTTTGACATTAATTTAAAACAAAAAAATGGTTTAACAGCGATAATTTATCCATTAATCATTTTATTGGGAACAATTATTACAATTTTGGTTTGTTTCTTAATTCGCCCGTATGTTCCCCCATATAATCCGGAAACAATATATACTTTAATTAAATATTGGCAATTAGGGTTAATTGATAAAGGAACAATTGAAAATATGCTCCGTAATTACTATCATTTACCACAAGAAAAATGACCAGAAATATTAAAAGAACAAGCAAATTCGTTATATCAGTTATGACAAGGAGTTAAATTCTAA
- a CDS encoding RluA family pseudouridine synthase has translation MKLISTSQMRLDKYLTEYFATTPEPLSRTKIQTLIRTGYISVNNQQVSSNYQLQINDEIEIKSPEISTNQELVGQEMDLKIMYQDDDLMIIDKPNGLVVHPAPGHYENTLVNGLLGLDVNWSTASGELRPGIVHRIDRQTTGLLVVAKNDFTHQELQKQIQNKILHRRYRALVHGVITENRAKINAPIGRSPFDRKKMAVTGQNSKPAVTNILVIERFSDYTYIECELETGRTHQIRVHLQYINHPVYGDPTYGYLSDKKESFGQYLHAYELELVHPRTGKIIKITSELPLEFSEKLASLREKE, from the coding sequence ATGAAGCTTATTAGTACTAGTCAAATGCGCCTTGATAAATATTTAACAGAATATTTTGCCACAACTCCAGAACCTTTATCACGAACTAAAATTCAAACGTTAATTCGAACAGGGTATATTAGCGTTAATAATCAACAAGTTAGTAGCAATTACCAATTACAAATCAATGATGAAATTGAAATTAAGAGCCCAGAAATATCTACTAACCAAGAATTAGTTGGCCAAGAGATGGATTTAAAAATTATGTATCAAGATGATGATTTAATGATTATTGACAAACCAAATGGGTTAGTTGTTCATCCAGCCCCGGGGCATTATGAAAATACCTTGGTAAATGGCTTGCTAGGATTAGATGTTAATTGATCAACTGCTAGTGGGGAATTACGGCCAGGAATTGTTCATCGTATTGATCGTCAAACAACAGGGTTACTAGTAGTTGCTAAGAACGATTTTACACATCAGGAATTACAAAAACAAATTCAAAATAAAATCCTCCATCGTCGTTACCGAGCTTTGGTGCATGGTGTAATTACTGAGAATCGGGCTAAAATTAATGCCCCAATTGGTCGTAGCCCTTTTGATCGCAAAAAAATGGCTGTGACGGGACAAAATTCAAAACCAGCTGTGACAAATATACTTGTAATTGAACGCTTTAGTGATTATACTTATATAGAGTGTGAGTTAGAAACAGGAAGAACTCATCAAATTAGAGTTCATTTGCAATATATTAATCACCCTGTTTATGGGGACCCAACTTATGGTTATTTAAGTGATAAGAAAGAATCATTTGGGCAATATTTACATGCATATGAATTAGAATTAGTTCATCCTCGCACTGGTAAAATAATTAAAATTACTAGTGAATTACCATTAGAATTTAGTGAAAAATTGGCAAGTTTACGAGAGAAAGAGTAG
- the lspA gene encoding signal peptidase II: MTARSKQFFNDVKEHFKLREYLWKYKLIVCLPIFCGLLTLDIISKQLAFNLLPYNVQVPFLDGFINFQLIINKGIAFGANADNLAGTIVGAVLITVLALLLFLYANQKVIIVGLIMIVTGGFGNLVDRMWNNGGVVDFLAWVLFPPYSIFNLADMWVTFGVVVIVIGVIISIIKYYREYQKEGIAHPEREE, from the coding sequence ATGACAGCACGCTCAAAACAGTTTTTTAATGATGTTAAGGAACATTTTAAATTAAGAGAATATCTTTGAAAATATAAACTAATTGTTTGTTTACCAATTTTTTGTGGTTTATTAACGTTAGATATTATTTCAAAACAATTAGCATTTAATTTATTACCTTATAATGTTCAAGTTCCGTTTTTAGATGGTTTTATTAATTTTCAGTTAATTATTAATAAAGGGATTGCCTTTGGGGCTAATGCTGATAATTTAGCTGGAACAATTGTTGGCGCTGTTTTAATTACTGTTTTAGCGTTACTATTATTTTTATATGCCAATCAAAAAGTTATTATTGTAGGATTAATAATGATTGTTACTGGTGGTTTTGGTAATTTAGTTGATCGAATGTGAAATAACGGTGGAGTTGTTGATTTTCTTGCTTGAGTATTATTTCCCCCATATAGTATTTTTAATTTAGCTGATATGTGAGTAACATTTGGGGTTGTTGTCATTGTGATTGGTGTTATTATCAGTATTATTAAATATTATCGCGAATATCAAAAAGAGGGAATTGCCCACCCAGAAAGAGAAGAATAA
- the ileS gene encoding isoleucine--tRNA ligase, whose product MNYKDTLLTPNTEFEMKANLPTKEPLLQEKWRTLNVAQLSNAKNRDKPQFLLHDGPPYANGNLHVGHALNKILKDFIVRYQNLKGNYSPFICGWDTHGLPIETAVANQGVDRKAVSPVEFREICAQYAAGQINNQINQLNKLGLLTDFDDKYVTLTLDYELGQLELFKKMVVDDLIYRDLKPIYWSCSSESALAEAEIEYEELTSPSIYVTFDVVTSKELPVGTKIVIWTTTPWTIPMNQLLAVGAEIEYVLVTVAEQGYLVAKNLLESLTITLGWENPTVVKTYYGNDLVGTITAHPLYQRETTVVLGHHVTTEAGTGIVHIASGFGEDDYLIARQNNIKVYAPLNNEGKYTTAINDDQLVGLFYENANKLIGERLAANNQLLKLKFIKHKHPIDWRTKKPVIYRATDQWFVAINKIKPALLTEISQVNWFPEWGEKRIANMIANRQDWCISRQRLWGVPIIVFYDENNVPQVNAEIIEHVINLFKVNQTTNIWFSWSADELLPASYQNKNFKKEQDIMDVWFDSGSSNLNVIKNRGYNHPVELYLEGVDQFRGWFNSSLITSVIATGHAPYRNVVAHGFVNDEKGRKMSKSLGNIISPLEIAEQYGADVLRMWVASVDYQDDVKIGPDIIKQSAEAYRKIRNTLRFMLANLADFDASKDFSANLSEVDKYVLHLTKEFQAKVIKGYESLNFNTVFTLINNFVITTLSKFYLDFIKDILYIEKANAPRRRAVQTTLYQIYRVLIDVLKPIIPHTTEETHQFINYPDKASSIHLEDNYVLNCEVSPEIINRWNKVLKLRDDINKELEVCREQKIINKSLECQVTIALKPEYQELAAISDLHQIFIVSGVNFTDDKTNLREYETSYLQVQPKNGSKCERCWMIVDKLAANNEICLRCFDILN is encoded by the coding sequence ATGAACTATAAAGATACCTTATTGACTCCAAATACTGAATTTGAAATGAAAGCTAATTTACCAACCAAAGAACCGTTATTACAAGAAAAATGACGAACATTAAATGTTGCGCAATTAAGTAATGCAAAAAACCGCGATAAACCACAGTTTTTATTACATGATGGGCCTCCTTATGCTAATGGTAATTTGCATGTTGGGCATGCCTTAAATAAAATTTTAAAAGACTTTATTGTCCGCTATCAAAATTTAAAAGGGAACTATAGTCCTTTTATTTGTGGTTGAGATACCCATGGTTTACCAATTGAAACAGCAGTTGCCAATCAAGGTGTTGATCGTAAAGCCGTTTCACCAGTTGAATTTCGTGAAATTTGTGCCCAATATGCTGCAGGCCAAATTAACAATCAAATTAATCAGTTAAATAAACTAGGATTATTAACCGATTTTGATGATAAATATGTTACATTAACATTAGATTATGAATTGGGACAGCTAGAATTATTTAAAAAAATGGTTGTTGATGATTTAATTTACCGTGATTTAAAACCAATTTATTGATCATGTTCAAGTGAGTCAGCTTTAGCCGAAGCAGAAATTGAATACGAAGAACTAACATCACCTTCAATTTATGTTACTTTTGATGTTGTAACAAGTAAAGAATTACCAGTTGGGACAAAAATAGTGATCTGAACAACAACACCATGAACAATTCCAATGAATCAATTATTAGCAGTTGGCGCTGAAATTGAGTATGTCCTTGTCACAGTTGCTGAGCAAGGCTATTTAGTTGCTAAAAATTTATTGGAATCTTTAACAATAACATTAGGGTGAGAAAATCCAACAGTTGTTAAAACTTACTATGGAAATGACCTTGTTGGAACAATAACTGCTCATCCGTTATATCAACGGGAAACAACAGTTGTTTTAGGCCATCATGTTACAACTGAAGCGGGAACTGGGATTGTTCATATTGCTTCAGGATTTGGTGAAGATGATTATTTAATCGCCCGTCAAAATAATATTAAAGTTTATGCACCATTAAATAACGAAGGAAAATATACAACAGCGATTAATGATGACCAATTAGTCGGACTATTTTATGAGAACGCTAATAAGTTAATTGGGGAACGCTTAGCCGCTAATAATCAATTATTAAAATTAAAGTTTATTAAACATAAACACCCAATTGATTGACGAACAAAAAAACCAGTAATTTACCGGGCAACTGATCAATGATTTGTTGCGATTAATAAAATTAAACCAGCGTTATTAACAGAAATTAGTCAAGTTAATTGGTTCCCAGAATGGGGTGAAAAACGGATTGCTAATATGATTGCTAATCGCCAAGATTGATGTATTTCGCGTCAACGACTATGAGGAGTCCCAATTATTGTTTTTTATGATGAAAATAATGTCCCACAAGTCAACGCAGAAATTATTGAGCATGTTATTAATCTTTTTAAAGTTAATCAAACAACAAATATTTGATTTTCATGATCAGCTGACGAATTATTACCAGCCAGTTATCAAAATAAAAATTTTAAAAAAGAACAAGATATTATGGATGTTTGATTCGATAGTGGATCAAGTAATTTAAATGTGATTAAAAACCGTGGTTATAATCATCCCGTTGAATTATATCTAGAAGGGGTTGACCAGTTCCGAGGATGATTTAATTCGTCTTTAATTACTTCCGTTATTGCAACAGGCCATGCTCCTTATCGTAATGTTGTTGCTCATGGTTTTGTTAATGATGAAAAAGGTCGCAAAATGAGTAAGTCGCTTGGGAATATTATTAGTCCCTTAGAAATTGCTGAACAATATGGGGCGGATGTTTTAAGAATGTGAGTAGCTTCGGTGGATTATCAAGATGATGTTAAAATTGGTCCTGATATTATAAAACAAAGTGCGGAAGCGTATCGAAAAATTCGTAATACTTTACGTTTTATGTTAGCAAATTTAGCTGATTTTGATGCAAGCAAAGATTTTAGTGCAAATTTAAGTGAAGTTGATAAGTATGTCTTACATTTAACAAAAGAGTTTCAAGCAAAAGTAATTAAAGGCTATGAAAGTTTGAATTTTAATACTGTCTTTACGTTAATTAATAATTTTGTTATTACAACTTTATCAAAGTTCTATTTAGATTTTATTAAAGATATTTTATATATTGAAAAAGCTAATGCGCCACGTCGTCGTGCCGTCCAAACAACTTTATACCAAATTTATCGTGTTTTAATTGATGTTTTAAAACCAATTATTCCTCATACGACAGAAGAAACTCATCAGTTCATTAACTATCCTGATAAAGCATCATCAATTCATTTAGAAGATAATTATGTTTTAAATTGTGAAGTTAGTCCTGAAATTATTAATCGTTGGAATAAAGTGCTAAAATTACGTGATGATATTAATAAAGAATTAGAAGTTTGTCGTGAGCAAAAAATTATTAATAAGTCATTAGAATGCCAAGTCACAATCGCCTTGAAACCAGAATATCAAGAATTAGCAGCTATTAGTGATTTACACCAAATTTTTATTGTTAGTGGTGTTAATTTTACCGACGATAAAACTAATTTAAGAGAATATGAAACAAGTTATTTACAAGTTCAACCAAAAAACGGTTCAAAATGTGAACGTTGTTGAATGATCGTTGATAAATTAGCGGCAAATAATGAAATTTGTTTACGTTGTTTTGATATCTTAAATTAA
- a CDS encoding cell division protein SepF, with amino-acid sequence MGIFSKKKSNNLDFSQQKIDFSEQTSSVDHQQHEGTNPSLNAEPLQKVSFTQPVINPEQASLVSAKDDSTDQSATTGYTAKDFNDAPKIADLLLKHGQIIVHLEHLPKEERIRLLDFISGVMYSFAGTARRLENQTYEFVLGD; translated from the coding sequence ATGGGAATTTTTTCAAAAAAGAAAAGTAATAACTTAGATTTTTCCCAACAAAAGATAGATTTTTCAGAACAAACATCATCTGTTGATCACCAACAACACGAGGGTACTAATCCAAGTCTTAACGCAGAACCATTACAAAAAGTTAGTTTTACTCAACCAGTTATCAATCCTGAACAGGCGTCACTAGTCAGCGCCAAAGATGATAGCACTGATCAAAGCGCGACAACAGGATATACAGCAAAAGACTTTAATGATGCTCCTAAAATTGCTGATTTATTGTTAAAACATGGCCAAATTATTGTTCATTTAGAACATTTACCAAAAGAAGAACGAATTCGCTTACTTGATTTTATCAGTGGGGTAATGTATAGTTTTGCTGGAACAGCCCGCCGCTTAGAAAATCAGACATATGAATTTGTCTTAGGAGATTAG
- the ftsZ gene encoding cell division protein FtsZ, translating into MDNFDNYEQVASIKVIGVGGAGNNAVNRMIEAGVQGVEFIVANTDAQIISVSKSKNKIVLGKETSKGLGAGANPDVGRQAAIESTDEIREALKDADMVFVAAGMGGGTGTGAAPIIAKIAKEAGALTVGIITTPFSFEGRARNSYAIQGTEELRKYVDSLIIISNDRLLEVIGGVPLKDSFKEADNILRQGVQTITDLIAVPSLINLDFADIKTVMRNKGNALFGIGIGSGKDKAIEAANKAIISPLLEASIRGAKDAIINVTGGNTLTLNDANDAVDIVKQAIGGEVNIIFGTAVNEHLDDEMIVTVIATGFDDDHQAYNYNGYPQDAGSEEEYEGPTENHDDDEVDGENIRKRPSYFNNLQQNAERETANANRRINAWREHVNPEQNDQNDDDDDDLPPFVRRSW; encoded by the coding sequence ATGGACAATTTTGACAATTATGAACAAGTCGCTTCAATTAAAGTAATTGGAGTTGGAGGCGCTGGAAACAATGCTGTTAATAGAATGATTGAAGCTGGAGTACAAGGTGTAGAGTTTATTGTTGCAAATACAGATGCCCAAATTATTAGTGTTTCAAAATCAAAGAACAAAATTGTTTTAGGAAAAGAAACATCAAAAGGATTAGGAGCCGGAGCCAACCCTGATGTTGGTCGTCAAGCAGCAATTGAATCAACCGATGAAATTAGAGAAGCATTAAAAGATGCTGATATGGTCTTTGTTGCCGCTGGAATGGGGGGAGGAACTGGGACCGGAGCGGCCCCAATCATCGCCAAAATCGCCAAAGAAGCAGGAGCTTTAACAGTTGGGATTATTACAACACCATTTTCATTTGAAGGCCGTGCGCGTAATAGTTATGCCATTCAAGGGACAGAAGAGTTACGCAAATATGTTGACTCACTAATTATTATTTCAAATGACCGTTTACTAGAAGTAATTGGGGGCGTACCATTAAAAGATTCATTTAAAGAGGCTGACAATATTTTACGTCAAGGGGTACAAACAATTACTGATTTAATTGCCGTACCGTCGTTAATTAACTTAGACTTTGCTGATATTAAAACCGTTATGCGCAATAAAGGGAATGCCTTATTTGGAATCGGAATTGGATCAGGAAAAGATAAAGCAATTGAAGCGGCTAACAAAGCAATTATTTCACCATTATTAGAAGCCTCAATTCGTGGGGCAAAAGATGCTATTATTAACGTTACAGGGGGAAATACTTTAACTTTAAATGATGCTAATGATGCTGTTGATATTGTCAAACAAGCAATTGGTGGGGAAGTTAATATTATTTTCGGAACAGCTGTTAATGAACATTTAGATGATGAAATGATTGTAACCGTTATTGCCACTGGGTTTGATGATGACCACCAAGCTTATAATTATAATGGTTATCCCCAAGATGCTGGTAGTGAAGAAGAATATGAAGGCCCAACGGAAAATCATGACGATGATGAAGTTGATGGTGAAAATATTCGTAAACGACCAAGTTATTTCAATAACTTACAACAAAATGCTGAACGGGAAACAGCAAATGCTAATCGCCGAATTAATGCTTGACGTGAACATGTTAATCCAGAACAAAATGACCAAAATGATGATGACGATGATGACTTACCACCATTTGTTCGCAGAAGTTGATAA
- a CDS encoding cell division protein FtsA has protein sequence MDYKLKEVYAVLEIKEYSFSFMVGIYSNSNIKVLYKKHLEYRFCENGKIMDEKNMAKELSIVIKDANRQLGLDLQRVAVSIPSHNLKIKTSTKMLNLTTDRLITKNDIDALIGLAKEVPLLDDETTFFIRPYRYILNEQKAVTAPPIGFPAHKVSIKAIVYVTKKQIIQGIFNVLKYAKVEVMGILPESFSLAWNIASPLDLQNGITIVDWDYDSIKAHIFVRETLCEQIIIPGGIKKIIMRLRQVMNCDYKQASKYLYKIINLNNKTKDNLVIYSKYLPEQQTQLNFTHHDLTTIVNRVLEEEIEHLNQKLATTLKKYDYPLVVVGDILKISGFKEQLLTMNKNYNLSVYLPETIGAREAWCTGLLGNIYYQHLANKVSGTSLQAVDQRFVTYLAPTVKQPEVTQNPAEKQGTYLRPLPVNQFGEQGQYQQNLYQNLK, from the coding sequence ATGGATTACAAACTAAAAGAAGTATATGCCGTGTTAGAAATTAAAGAATATAGTTTTAGTTTTATGGTTGGAATTTATAGTAATTCAAATATTAAAGTCCTTTACAAAAAACACTTAGAGTATCGTTTTTGTGAAAATGGCAAAATTATGGATGAAAAAAATATGGCCAAAGAATTAAGCATTGTAATTAAAGATGCTAATCGTCAATTAGGACTTGATCTGCAACGTGTTGCTGTTTCAATTCCATCACACAATTTAAAAATTAAAACTTCAACCAAAATGCTAAATCTAACCACAGATCGTTTAATAACAAAAAACGATATTGATGCTTTAATTGGTCTAGCAAAAGAAGTACCATTATTAGATGATGAAACAACGTTTTTCATTCGACCATACCGCTACATTCTTAATGAACAAAAGGCGGTAACGGCGCCCCCAATTGGCTTTCCTGCACATAAAGTTAGCATCAAAGCAATTGTCTATGTAACAAAAAAACAAATTATACAAGGAATCTTTAATGTTCTGAAGTATGCAAAGGTAGAAGTAATGGGTATCCTACCAGAATCGTTTAGTCTTGCTTGAAATATCGCTTCACCATTAGATCTCCAAAATGGGATTACAATTGTGGATTGAGATTATGATAGTATTAAAGCACATATCTTTGTCCGTGAGACATTATGTGAACAAATTATTATTCCGGGTGGAATTAAAAAAATAATAATGCGTTTACGTCAAGTGATGAATTGTGATTATAAACAAGCAAGCAAATATTTATATAAAATAATTAACTTAAATAATAAAACAAAAGATAATCTGGTTATTTATAGTAAATACTTACCAGAACAACAAACACAATTAAACTTTACCCACCATGATTTAACAACAATTGTTAATCGGGTGTTAGAAGAAGAAATCGAACATTTAAATCAAAAATTAGCGACAACGCTAAAAAAATATGATTACCCCCTAGTTGTTGTTGGGGATATCCTAAAAATTAGTGGATTTAAAGAACAATTATTAACAATGAATAAAAACTATAATTTAAGTGTTTATTTACCTGAAACAATTGGCGCTCGCGAAGCGTGATGTACCGGGTTATTGGGAAACATTTATTATCAGCATTTAGCTAATAAAGTTAGCGGAACAAGTTTACAAGCTGTTGATCAACGTTTTGTAACATATCTGGCTCCAACCGTAAAACAGCCAGAAGTAACACAAAATCCAGCAGAAAAACAAGGTACATATTTACGACCATTACCAGTTAACCAATTTGGTGAACAAGGACAATATCAACAAAATTTGTACCAAAACCTTAAATAA
- the rsmH gene encoding 16S rRNA (cytosine(1402)-N(4))-methyltransferase RsmH: protein MDKHYPVLLKEALEGLMIKPNGVYVDCTLGRAGHSTAILSQLTTGKLYCFEQDDEAINAAKKQLGLLNKPNFEIINANFMHLQAELVIRNVQTVNGILYDLGVSSPQLDSDYRGFSYRYDSELDMRMNQKQSLTAKIVVNTYSVNDLARIFREYGEEKFSWKIAQTIVAARAKEEISTTFQLVDIIKQSLPQKVLKKAKHPAKQVFQAIRIEVNQELEVLKKSLEQAVEMLAVTGRLVIISFHSLEDRIVKQFFQKLTTDPAAMVYQNLPVVSNYQSNFKIITKKVIVPTSKELDENHRSASAKMRILERVN from the coding sequence ATGGATAAACATTATCCCGTTTTATTAAAAGAAGCACTTGAGGGCCTAATGATTAAACCAAATGGGGTTTATGTTGACTGCACATTAGGGCGTGCTGGTCACAGTACCGCAATTTTAAGCCAATTAACAACTGGAAAATTATATTGTTTTGAACAAGATGATGAGGCAATTAATGCCGCCAAAAAACAATTGGGGCTGTTAAACAAACCTAATTTTGAAATCATTAATGCCAATTTTATGCATTTACAAGCTGAATTAGTCATTCGAAATGTTCAAACAGTTAATGGGATTCTTTATGATTTAGGAGTTTCCTCACCACAGTTGGATAGTGACTACCGCGGGTTTAGTTATCGCTATGATAGTGAACTTGATATGCGGATGAATCAAAAGCAAAGTTTAACAGCTAAAATAGTTGTTAATACTTATTCTGTTAATGATTTAGCTCGGATTTTCCGCGAATATGGTGAAGAAAAATTTAGTTGAAAGATTGCCCAAACTATTGTTGCTGCTCGAGCAAAAGAAGAAATTAGCACAACATTTCAATTGGTTGATATTATTAAGCAATCGTTACCACAAAAAGTGTTAAAAAAAGCGAAACACCCTGCTAAGCAGGTGTTTCAAGCGATTCGAATTGAAGTTAATCAAGAATTAGAAGTGTTAAAAAAATCGTTGGAACAAGCGGTTGAAATGTTAGCAGTCACAGGGCGACTAGTTATTATTTCATTTCATTCCTTAGAAGATCGGATTGTTAAGCAGTTTTTTCAAAAACTGACAACCGATCCCGCCGCGATGGTATATCAAAATTTACCAGTCGTTTCCAATTACCAAAGTAATTTTAAAATTATTACAAAAAAGGTTATTGTCCCCACGAGTAAAGAGCTTGATGAAAATCATCGTAGCGCCAGTGCCAAAATGCGAATATTAGAACGGGTGAACTAA
- the mraZ gene encoding division/cell wall cluster transcriptional repressor MraZ produces the protein MALLGTYNHTLDDKGRLTIPSKLREQFKANKVFISLGFDGCIDVRSEDEWLKWIAKVASTGQATPEGRALARKVMSMSDETTFDNAGRIKLTVILQEKAQISKDVVIIGNNDHLELWDPIVWEKYIDGAPAMEDAAKNFEEKI, from the coding sequence ATGGCACTACTAGGCACATACAATCATACCTTAGATGATAAAGGGCGTTTAACGATTCCCTCAAAATTACGAGAGCAATTTAAAGCTAATAAAGTCTTTATTTCTCTTGGTTTTGATGGTTGTATTGATGTGCGCAGTGAAGATGAATGGCTAAAATGAATTGCCAAAGTTGCTTCAACTGGGCAAGCCACTCCTGAAGGACGAGCATTGGCAAGAAAAGTAATGTCAATGTCGGATGAAACTACTTTCGATAATGCCGGAAGAATAAAATTAACGGTAATTTTGCAAGAAAAAGCGCAAATTAGTAAAGATGTTGTTATTATTGGAAATAACGATCATTTGGAATTATGAGACCCAATTGTGTGAGAAAAATATATTGATGGTGCGCCAGCAATGGAAGACGCTGCCAAGAATTTTGAAGAAAAAATTTAA
- the rpmF gene encoding 50S ribosomal protein L32, translating into MAVPFRKTSKQAKRKRRTHFKLAGATLISCKNCGATIKPHRVCRECGYYKNKEVVRVD; encoded by the coding sequence GTGGCAGTACCATTTAGAAAGACGTCGAAACAGGCAAAAAGAAAGCGTCGTACACATTTTAAATTAGCTGGAGCAACATTAATTTCATGTAAAAATTGTGGAGCAACAATTAAACCACACAGAGTTTGTCGTGAATGTGGATATTATAAAAATAAAGAAGTAGTCAGAGTTGACTAA
- a CDS encoding YceD family protein, with product MIYKKADFINSPVINFTENLTTIENLENYSPNIRDGKNLTATGIIKYNAELDAIEVKAKISGELVIEDSRTLKLFLYPITLEWNDYYSFKFYQKTDINYLKEQNFDIIKYAWDEIIINIPINLSENSDTIISGDSSWQVLSEEDFESYLAKQEDSRWNKLQELWEQKIKEGK from the coding sequence ATGATTTATAAAAAAGCTGATTTTATTAATAGTCCAGTCATTAATTTTACCGAAAATTTAACAACAATTGAAAATCTAGAAAATTATTCGCCAAATATTCGGGACGGAAAAAATTTAACTGCTACGGGGATAATTAAATATAATGCCGAATTAGATGCAATTGAAGTTAAAGCAAAGATCAGCGGTGAATTAGTGATTGAAGATTCACGAACATTAAAGTTATTTTTGTATCCAATTACATTAGAATGAAATGACTATTATAGTTTTAAATTTTATCAAAAAACTGATATTAATTATTTAAAAGAGCAAAATTTTGATATAATAAAATATGCATGAGATGAAATAATTATTAATATTCCTATTAATTTATCGGAAAATAGTGATACAATAATTAGTGGTGATTCATCTTGACAGGTTTTATCGGAAGAAGACTTTGAGAGTTACTTGGCAAAACAAGAAGATTCACGATGAAATAAATTGCAAGAATTATGGGAGCAGAAAATAAAGGAGGGGAAATAA